One genomic window of Trichlorobacter lovleyi includes the following:
- a CDS encoding MFS transporter — MHTGKIRLATLLASLFVLAVVLAFNAWLSMTALKKNYVTSLTGSYTVAGSECRRKIEYAVRYGKPLENFYGMKELLQEVRQDAADLTDVRVVAPDGKLLYDLKGRAEGTLPEKLLRELDFRPDLNRNLVIRHEGKYALFLPLQDSHSRSIGLLNLVFDESLVNARVNVFWQQNMRDMLLVAVSAAVLLGVLLFAVPIISQTGTIRTKLIFAMLLSVLGAAQLYYGLSNVAMLKSMYLDIARKNIQLSGRIIQKDINQVLHKGVPYTEMAGVEAWFDSIMQMMKETGSISIHDAKGQALYAAPASGKQGSDSRAVPADYTYTLPLDTSLNNEKGTLQIVLSKASIDARIKDLQLDVLTILVTSFFFAVELIIFLLFLLTIQAQKASANTAPIEKDLTIRIIRPLAFLFFIVFDMSISFIPLYMKKLYEPFLGLPKDIILGLPISAEMFCIALSSYLAGLLIDRKGWRLPFFLGLAVVGTGVLMSALATNALLFIIARAIIGTGYGFTLVSMEGYLLTSRSKDSRLAGFSQLYAGLYAGKLCAAALGAMLAERLGYATVFFIQITLLSVPLVFALCFAKDHSQHPAVAGAPATSEQGKVRYFLQNRQVLTFFLLITLPSMVCTVGFLCYFFPLFSNNAGISTSNTGRAFMLYGICFIVLGPYLGRHIARKSNALIYVYLAGTIGVTAMLVFFWQGSFIAALIAIFLLGLSDTINSVAQTGYFLNLEATHTLGEGKGLGLLRLTRKIGEALGPIVFGGVLILGTHTGIGLVGAAYFLLIVLFAVTTWLKKSNVAA, encoded by the coding sequence CGGCAAGATGCCGCAGACCTGACCGATGTACGGGTCGTAGCACCCGACGGGAAGCTCCTGTATGACCTGAAGGGCAGAGCAGAGGGGACGCTTCCTGAAAAACTGCTCAGGGAACTGGATTTCCGGCCCGACCTCAACCGGAATCTTGTTATCCGGCACGAGGGGAAGTATGCGCTGTTTCTTCCCCTGCAGGACAGCCACAGCAGATCCATCGGCTTGCTCAACCTTGTGTTTGATGAATCTCTTGTCAATGCCAGGGTAAACGTCTTTTGGCAGCAAAATATGCGCGACATGCTGCTGGTGGCAGTGTCGGCGGCCGTTCTGCTGGGGGTTCTCCTGTTCGCCGTCCCTATCATCAGCCAGACCGGCACTATCAGGACAAAGCTGATTTTTGCCATGCTCCTTTCCGTGCTTGGAGCAGCACAGCTCTACTACGGCCTCTCCAACGTCGCGATGCTCAAAAGCATGTACCTGGATATTGCACGCAAAAACATACAGTTGTCAGGCAGGATCATCCAAAAGGATATCAACCAGGTCTTGCACAAAGGTGTGCCTTACACCGAAATGGCAGGTGTCGAGGCATGGTTTGACAGCATCATGCAGATGATGAAGGAAACCGGAAGCATCTCCATCCATGATGCCAAAGGGCAAGCGCTCTACGCCGCCCCGGCATCCGGGAAACAAGGCAGTGACAGCCGGGCCGTTCCAGCGGATTATACCTACACGCTCCCCCTCGACACATCCCTGAACAATGAAAAAGGCACCCTGCAGATCGTGCTTTCCAAGGCATCGATTGACGCCAGGATAAAAGATTTACAGCTTGACGTGCTTACCATCCTTGTGACGTCGTTTTTCTTTGCGGTTGAACTGATCATCTTTCTGCTCTTTCTTCTGACCATCCAGGCACAAAAGGCCTCGGCCAATACCGCACCGATTGAAAAAGACCTGACGATCAGAATCATTCGTCCCCTGGCATTCCTCTTTTTTATTGTCTTTGACATGTCCATTTCGTTCATCCCGCTCTACATGAAAAAACTGTATGAGCCGTTCCTTGGCCTGCCAAAGGATATTATACTGGGGCTCCCCATCTCGGCAGAGATGTTCTGTATTGCCCTTTCCTCATATCTGGCAGGACTGCTGATTGACAGAAAAGGCTGGCGTCTGCCGTTTTTTCTCGGTCTGGCGGTTGTCGGTACGGGGGTGCTGATGTCCGCCCTGGCAACGAACGCCCTGCTCTTTATCATTGCCAGGGCCATTATCGGTACGGGGTACGGGTTCACGCTGGTTTCCATGGAAGGCTACCTGTTGACCAGCCGGTCCAAAGACAGCCGTTTGGCAGGGTTCTCCCAACTGTATGCCGGACTGTATGCGGGAAAGCTCTGTGCAGCGGCCCTGGGCGCCATGCTGGCGGAACGGCTGGGATATGCCACCGTCTTCTTCATCCAGATCACCCTGCTCTCGGTACCGCTGGTCTTTGCGCTCTGTTTTGCAAAGGACCACTCCCAACACCCCGCTGTGGCCGGAGCCCCGGCGACATCAGAGCAGGGCAAGGTACGTTACTTTCTGCAGAACCGTCAGGTGTTGACCTTTTTCCTTTTGATTACGCTTCCCTCCATGGTCTGCACCGTAGGTTTTCTCTGCTACTTTTTCCCGTTGTTTTCTAACAATGCCGGTATCTCCACCTCAAACACCGGCAGGGCGTTCATGCTGTACGGGATCTGCTTTATCGTACTCGGTCCCTATCTGGGCAGGCACATTGCCAGGAAAAGCAATGCCCTCATCTATGTCTATCTTGCCGGTACGATCGGTGTTACCGCCATGCTGGTCTTTTTCTGGCAGGGGAGTTTTATCGCCGCCCTGATTGCGATCTTCCTGCTGGGGCTTTCCGACACCATAAACTCTGTGGCCCAGACAGGCTATTTTCTGAATCTTGAGGCAACCCATACGCTGGGAGAGGGCAAGGGACTGGGGCTGCTGCGCTTGACCAGAAAGATTGGTGAGGCACTGGGTCCGATTGTCTTTGGCGGGGTCTTGATACTTGGCACGCATACCGGAATAGGCCTTGTGGGAGCAGCCTATTTCCTGTTGATCGTGCTGTTTGCTGTAACCACATGGCTGAAAAAATCCAACGTAGCGGCCTGA
- the uvrA gene encoding excinuclease ABC subunit UvrA, with protein sequence MHHDQIIIKGACEHNLKCIDVTIPRDQLVVITGLSGSGKSTLAFDTIYAEGQRRYVESLSAYARQFLEQMEKPDVESIEGLSPAISIEQKTTSKNPRSTVGTVTEIYDYLRLLFARIGQPHCHSCGKPITAQTVSQMVDRIMALPEGTKLLLLAPMIRGRKGEYKKELQQLRKEGFTRVVVDGVQRELAEEIELDKKKKHDIDIVVDRLVVKEGIGRRLADSLETALGHAEGIVKVEVVGEKQPIIFSEKLACIECGISYPEIAPRMFSFNNPYGACPDCTGLGTRMYFDAELVIPNPLLSIREGAIAPWEKRLGSPFHQMILESLSRAYRFDLNTPFQELPAAVQKVILEGTGGEQLEFWWEDDRGKRHTYKKEFEGVLTNLERRYRETESEMIREELAPYMNVMPCPTCNGARLKPEALHILVGGQNIQQVTALAIRDCQQFFDQLQLSDKDQEIARRILKEIRERLGFLVNVGLDYLSLDRTSGTLSGGEGQRIRLATQIGSSLVGVLYILDEPSIGLHQRDNDRLLTTLRHLRDIGNTVLVVEHDEDTILAADYVLDMGPGAGVHGGEVVAQGTPKEIMANPASLTGRYLSGELTIPVPKKRRTAERSITIKGATENNLKGVDVEIPLGVMTCVTGVSGSGKSTLIIDTLHKVLSQRLYRSREKAGAVKDVLGLEHLDKVINIDQSPIGRTPRSNPATYTGVFSDIRDLFANLPESKVRGYKPGRYSFNVKGGRCEACSGDGILKIEMHFLPDVYVQCDVCKGARYNRETLEVLYKGKSIADVLNLTVEQALEFLGAIPRIKNKLKTLVEVGLGYITLGQSATTLSGGEAQRVKLAKELSRRATGRTIYILDEPTTGLHFADIAKLLDVLHRLVDTGNTIVIIEHNLDVIKTADWIVDLGPEGGDRGGELVAAGTPEQVAKVTRSWTGQFLRKML encoded by the coding sequence ATGCACCACGACCAGATCATTATCAAAGGTGCCTGCGAGCACAACCTCAAATGTATTGATGTCACCATCCCCCGTGACCAGTTGGTGGTGATCACCGGTCTGTCCGGTTCCGGCAAGTCCACCCTGGCCTTTGACACCATCTATGCCGAGGGGCAGCGCCGCTACGTGGAGTCGCTCTCCGCCTATGCCCGCCAGTTCCTGGAGCAGATGGAAAAGCCGGACGTAGAGTCGATTGAAGGGCTTTCACCGGCCATCTCGATCGAACAGAAAACCACCTCCAAGAATCCCCGCTCCACGGTCGGCACCGTTACCGAGATCTACGATTACCTGCGTTTGCTGTTTGCCCGGATCGGTCAGCCCCACTGCCACAGCTGCGGCAAGCCGATCACGGCCCAGACCGTGTCCCAGATGGTGGACCGGATCATGGCGCTGCCGGAGGGGACCAAGCTGCTGCTGCTGGCTCCGATGATCCGCGGCCGCAAAGGTGAGTATAAGAAAGAGCTGCAACAGTTGCGCAAGGAAGGCTTTACCCGGGTCGTGGTTGACGGTGTACAGCGGGAGCTGGCCGAAGAGATCGAGCTGGATAAAAAGAAGAAGCACGACATTGACATCGTGGTGGACCGCCTGGTGGTCAAGGAGGGAATTGGCCGCCGCCTGGCCGACTCGCTGGAGACCGCCCTGGGGCATGCCGAAGGGATCGTCAAGGTAGAGGTGGTGGGAGAAAAACAGCCGATCATCTTCTCCGAGAAACTGGCCTGCATCGAGTGCGGTATATCGTATCCAGAAATCGCGCCGCGCATGTTCTCCTTCAACAACCCCTATGGCGCCTGCCCGGACTGTACCGGTCTGGGCACCCGGATGTACTTTGATGCCGAGCTGGTGATTCCCAATCCGCTGCTTTCCATTCGGGAAGGGGCGATTGCGCCGTGGGAAAAGCGGCTGGGTTCCCCCTTTCATCAGATGATCCTTGAGTCCCTGTCCCGTGCCTACCGTTTTGACCTGAATACGCCGTTTCAGGAGCTGCCCGCAGCGGTACAGAAGGTGATCCTGGAAGGGACGGGGGGTGAGCAGCTGGAGTTCTGGTGGGAGGATGACCGGGGCAAGCGTCACACCTACAAGAAGGAGTTTGAAGGGGTTCTGACCAATCTTGAGCGGCGCTACCGCGAGACCGAATCGGAGATGATCCGCGAGGAGCTGGCCCCCTACATGAACGTGATGCCCTGCCCCACCTGCAACGGCGCCCGTTTGAAGCCGGAGGCGCTGCATATCCTGGTGGGGGGGCAGAACATCCAGCAGGTGACGGCCCTGGCAATCCGTGACTGCCAGCAGTTCTTTGATCAGCTGCAGCTGTCCGACAAGGATCAGGAGATCGCCCGCAGGATTCTGAAAGAGATCAGGGAACGGCTCGGTTTTCTGGTTAATGTGGGGCTTGATTATCTGTCGCTGGACCGCACCTCAGGCACCCTGTCCGGTGGCGAGGGGCAGCGAATCCGGCTGGCAACCCAGATCGGCTCCTCCCTGGTGGGTGTGCTGTATATCCTGGATGAACCATCCATCGGGCTGCACCAGCGGGACAACGACCGGCTGCTGACCACCCTGCGCCACCTGCGGGATATCGGCAACACGGTGCTGGTGGTTGAGCATGACGAAGACACCATCCTGGCTGCCGACTATGTGCTGGATATGGGGCCTGGCGCCGGTGTCCACGGCGGTGAGGTGGTTGCCCAGGGTACCCCCAAGGAGATCATGGCCAACCCGGCTTCCCTGACCGGGCGCTACCTGTCCGGCGAACTGACCATTCCGGTGCCCAAGAAACGGCGCACGGCTGAGCGCAGCATCACCATCAAGGGGGCCACGGAGAACAACCTGAAAGGGGTTGATGTGGAGATCCCGCTGGGGGTGATGACCTGCGTGACCGGCGTTTCCGGCTCCGGTAAATCTACCCTGATCATCGACACCCTGCACAAGGTACTGTCCCAGCGGTTGTACCGCAGCCGTGAAAAGGCCGGTGCGGTCAAGGATGTTCTGGGCCTGGAGCATCTGGACAAGGTAATCAATATTGACCAGTCCCCCATCGGCCGTACCCCCCGCAGTAATCCGGCCACCTATACCGGCGTGTTCAGCGACATCCGCGACCTGTTTGCCAACCTGCCTGAATCAAAGGTGCGGGGCTACAAGCCGGGGCGCTACTCCTTTAACGTCAAAGGCGGACGCTGCGAGGCCTGCTCCGGTGACGGTATCCTCAAGATTGAGATGCACTTCCTGCCGGATGTCTATGTGCAGTGCGATGTCTGCAAGGGGGCCCGCTATAACCGTGAGACCCTGGAGGTGCTGTACAAGGGCAAATCGATTGCCGATGTGCTGAACCTGACCGTGGAACAGGCGCTGGAATTTTTGGGGGCGATCCCGCGCATCAAGAACAAGCTCAAGACCCTGGTGGAGGTGGGGTTGGGCTACATCACCCTGGGGCAGTCTGCCACCACCCTCTCCGGCGGCGAGGCCCAGCGGGTCAAGCTGGCCAAAGAACTGTCACGCCGTGCCACCGGACGTACCATCTACATCCTGGATGAACCGACCACCGGCCTGCATTTCGCCGATATCGCCAAACTGCTGGATGTGCTGCACCGGCTGGTGGATACCGGCAACACCATTGTGATCATTGAGCACAACCTGGATGTGATCAAGACCGCTGACTGGATTGTCGATCTTGGGCCTGAAGGGGGCGACCGGGGGGGCGAACTGGTGGCTGCCGGTACGCCGGAACAGGTGGCCAAGGTCACCAGATCCTGGACCGGCCAGTTCCTGCGAAAGATGCTGTAG